One genomic window of Psychrobacillus sp. INOP01 includes the following:
- the trmB gene encoding tRNA (guanosine(46)-N7)-methyltransferase TrmB: MRLRNKPWAEEFINAHPEIVIPNPEEIKGKWDVEFKNDHPLHIEVGSGKGQFVTGMAKQNPEINYIGIELYDSVIVSALENAIAAQPLPNLRLLKVNGADLAKYFEKNDVDRVYLNFSDPWPKTRHAKRRLTHEEFLELYKSILVDNAEIHFKTDNRGLFEYSLTSMSAFGMLIKDVSLDLHVNMPEDNIMTEYEEKFSAKGQPIYRVEAKYV, translated from the coding sequence ATGAGGTTAAGAAATAAACCATGGGCAGAGGAATTTATCAATGCTCATCCAGAAATAGTTATCCCGAATCCAGAAGAGATTAAAGGGAAATGGGATGTCGAATTTAAGAATGATCATCCATTACACATCGAAGTAGGTTCAGGAAAAGGGCAGTTTGTAACAGGAATGGCCAAGCAAAATCCTGAAATCAATTATATCGGCATCGAGCTGTATGACAGTGTGATTGTGTCTGCATTGGAAAATGCTATTGCAGCTCAGCCATTACCAAATTTACGATTATTGAAAGTTAACGGAGCAGATCTAGCGAAGTATTTTGAAAAAAATGACGTAGATCGTGTGTATCTAAATTTCTCTGATCCTTGGCCGAAAACTAGACATGCTAAACGACGTTTAACACACGAAGAGTTTTTAGAGCTTTACAAATCAATCTTAGTGGACAATGCTGAAATTCATTTCAAAACAGATAATCGTGGACTATTTGAATATTCCTTAACGAGCATGTCAGCTTTTGGTATGCTTATCAAAGATGTATCACTCGATTTACATGTTAATATGCCTGAGGATAATATAATGACGGAATATGAAGAGAAGTTTTCCGCAAAAGGACAACCGATATACCGAGTAGAAGCAAAATACGTTTAA
- a CDS encoding diacylglycerol kinase family protein, which produces MSNVVFIVNEYAGNGLGKKVWKRWKEAIDFPHSVYITERKDHATEIAKKCAESTDDLLIVGVGGDGTIHEIIVGVVGFEHVRIGIIAAGSGNDFGRTFSVFRTLEELQAFAVSNFHTKMDIGTVQTPSSAYQFVNNAGFGFDAKVAYLANYSAWKSRLNLLKLGKLAYILYLIKELFTFKKFSYTLHIQDEVIRFDDVWFFVICNQPFFGGGMKISPTSIPNDQLLEITVVNKLSRWKLLFIFGTVYFGKHTKFKEVTQFQASDFNIVIHDEVFGHVDGEFSCVTDKDTTYTCSVVANAWNIANR; this is translated from the coding sequence ATGAGTAATGTAGTCTTTATCGTAAATGAGTATGCAGGTAATGGGTTAGGTAAGAAGGTGTGGAAAAGATGGAAAGAAGCTATCGATTTTCCTCACTCGGTTTATATAACAGAACGAAAAGACCATGCCACGGAAATAGCAAAAAAATGCGCGGAATCTACAGATGATTTGCTAATAGTCGGTGTTGGTGGTGATGGTACTATTCATGAAATAATCGTCGGTGTAGTTGGTTTTGAGCATGTTCGAATTGGTATTATTGCTGCAGGAAGTGGAAATGACTTTGGCCGAACATTTTCTGTTTTCCGTACCTTGGAGGAGCTACAGGCGTTTGCTGTTAGCAATTTTCACACAAAAATGGATATTGGGACCGTACAAACTCCAAGTTCAGCATACCAATTTGTTAATAATGCAGGATTTGGATTTGATGCAAAAGTTGCTTATCTGGCGAATTATTCTGCGTGGAAAAGTAGGTTAAACCTATTAAAACTAGGTAAACTTGCATACATATTATATCTTATTAAAGAGTTATTTACATTTAAAAAATTCTCTTACACCCTACATATTCAAGATGAAGTTATCCGATTTGATGATGTGTGGTTTTTTGTTATTTGCAATCAGCCATTTTTTGGAGGGGGAATGAAAATTTCACCAACGTCTATCCCTAATGATCAATTACTAGAAATAACGGTCGTAAACAAATTATCAAGATGGAAATTATTATTTATTTTTGGTACAGTATACTTTGGAAAACATACTAAATTTAAAGAAGTTACACAGTTTCAAGCATCTGATTTTAATATAGTTATCCATGATGAAGTATTTGGCCATGTAGATGGTGAGTTTTCTTGCGTAACCGATAAAGATACAACTTATACATGTTCTGTAGTAGCAAATGCGTGGAATATAGCAAACCGTTAA
- a CDS encoding nuclease-related domain-containing protein, whose protein sequence is MAQLVKLQDYVSRYQIDLKRYPTQFVRLKKQQWDRTKEEWERGSFNADWIEKEEEVVVEYEKKSIFSILFPKHKKEIAEDIDWQNDELTEEVPIPEESSTLLFEPKLVYKPQTIEELKRMYLDQLFHFQLKWASSTLREKSYVDPKYMRDSLLRDFTQKLPDNYFLFYYPILKLKKAPIELDIILILPTEVVCIVVLEDKTSDAFIGSGERFWLKKSGKEEKKILNPTINLNRMESILGQIFEKQEIELPIKKVILSRNGYIDYPGNSFHTEFIDTRKFPEWFLSLKSSHSPMKHMQFKAAQAILDLVQTTSYSRSSWDIGSEESNE, encoded by the coding sequence ATGGCCCAACTAGTTAAACTACAAGATTATGTTTCGCGTTATCAAATTGATTTAAAAAGATACCCAACTCAGTTTGTGAGATTAAAGAAACAACAATGGGATCGAACAAAGGAAGAGTGGGAACGAGGTTCTTTTAATGCGGATTGGATCGAGAAAGAAGAGGAAGTTGTTGTAGAATACGAGAAAAAGTCAATTTTCTCTATTCTTTTTCCAAAGCATAAAAAAGAAATAGCAGAAGATATAGATTGGCAAAATGATGAACTGACCGAAGAGGTACCGATCCCAGAAGAATCTAGTACTTTACTTTTTGAACCCAAACTAGTATATAAGCCTCAAACAATAGAAGAGTTAAAGCGAATGTATTTAGATCAGTTATTTCATTTTCAATTAAAATGGGCAAGCTCCACTTTACGTGAAAAGTCTTATGTAGATCCAAAATATATGCGTGATTCACTGCTGAGAGATTTTACTCAGAAACTACCGGATAATTATTTTTTATTTTATTATCCTATTTTAAAGCTTAAAAAAGCACCAATTGAGTTAGATATTATACTAATACTTCCTACTGAAGTTGTGTGTATTGTAGTTCTTGAGGACAAAACTTCCGATGCGTTTATAGGAAGTGGGGAACGATTTTGGCTAAAGAAAAGTGGAAAAGAAGAAAAGAAAATATTAAATCCTACAATTAATCTAAATCGAATGGAATCTATTTTGGGGCAGATTTTCGAAAAACAAGAAATAGAGTTACCGATAAAAAAAGTAATTCTTTCAAGGAATGGTTATATTGATTATCCAGGAAACTCGTTTCATACTGAATTTATCGATACTAGAAAATTTCCAGAATGGTTTTTATCTTTGAAATCATCCCATTCTCCGATGAAGCATATGCAATTTAAAGCAGCGCAAGCCATTTTGGACCTAGTACAAACCACTTCGTATTCAAGATCTAGTTGGGATATAGGTAGTGAGGAATCCAATGAGTAA
- the thpR gene encoding RNA 2',3'-cyclic phosphodiesterase yields MTKHYFIAIKIPEQVASAIIQERDKTNLHATHKTLPVAEDLHITLYYLGHVEESTLEQIIHSLHLLEWDSFELKTRGVAHFGNETTPRVVYTALEKSNPLQLLQQKIVRQLEDFIEVQKKNEFTAHITIAKKWATKESLNLIEFTLPDLVFNVLSFSIYTINPNRSPRYEEISTVQWRRGEKNGPTS; encoded by the coding sequence ATGACGAAGCATTATTTTATCGCTATAAAGATTCCGGAGCAGGTAGCATCTGCAATTATTCAGGAACGTGATAAAACAAATTTACACGCGACACATAAAACATTACCAGTAGCAGAGGATCTTCATATAACACTCTATTATCTAGGGCATGTAGAAGAAAGTACATTAGAACAAATAATTCATTCTCTTCACCTGTTAGAGTGGGATTCATTTGAACTGAAAACACGAGGAGTGGCCCATTTTGGAAATGAAACTACTCCTCGAGTTGTGTATACTGCCTTGGAAAAAAGTAATCCTTTGCAATTATTACAGCAAAAAATTGTGCGGCAGTTGGAGGATTTTATCGAAGTACAGAAAAAAAACGAATTTACTGCCCATATTACAATCGCAAAAAAATGGGCTACTAAAGAATCGTTAAATTTAATTGAGTTTACGCTACCTGATTTGGTATTTAATGTTTTAAGCTTTTCTATTTATACGATTAATCCGAATCGTTCTCCGCGTTATGAAGAAATAAGTACAGTTCAGTGGAGGAGGGGAGAAAAGAATGGCCCAACTAGTTAA
- the dat gene encoding D-amino-acid transaminase, whose translation MVKVLWNDQFVQEEDVKIGYEDRGYQFGDGIYEVIKIYNGDMFTATEHIDRLYASADKIQLVIPYTKDVMHKMLHDLIEMNELHNGQVYLQVTRGTSMRQHNFPVPAVESVLTAYTKETTRPLTQLENGVKACFVEDIRWLRCDIKSLNLLGNVLAKQEAISKECYEAVLHRGETITEGSSSNMYGIKDGVLYTHPVCNLILNGITRQVILSCCEEVGLPVVEEAFTKAQALEMDEMLMSSTNAEVMPIISIDGKLIGNGKRGEWAEKLQVAFEKRIPSSVEV comes from the coding sequence ATGGTAAAAGTATTATGGAATGATCAATTTGTACAAGAAGAAGATGTGAAAATTGGTTACGAAGATCGTGGCTATCAATTTGGTGATGGAATTTATGAGGTGATTAAAATATATAACGGAGATATGTTCACTGCAACAGAACATATTGATCGATTGTATGCGAGTGCTGACAAAATTCAATTAGTCATTCCATATACAAAAGACGTTATGCATAAAATGCTACACGATCTTATAGAAATGAACGAGCTTCATAATGGGCAAGTGTATCTTCAAGTTACACGTGGCACTAGCATGCGTCAACATAATTTCCCAGTTCCTGCGGTGGAATCTGTCTTAACAGCATATACAAAAGAAACGACACGTCCTCTAACACAGTTAGAAAATGGAGTAAAAGCTTGCTTTGTAGAAGATATCCGCTGGCTTCGTTGTGATATCAAATCGTTAAATTTATTAGGGAATGTTCTTGCGAAACAGGAAGCGATAAGTAAAGAATGCTATGAGGCGGTATTACATCGTGGAGAAACGATTACAGAAGGTTCATCTTCTAATATGTACGGTATTAAAGATGGTGTTTTATACACTCATCCGGTTTGCAATTTAATACTTAATGGAATTACTCGCCAAGTTATTTTAAGCTGCTGTGAAGAAGTAGGGCTGCCAGTAGTTGAGGAGGCATTTACAAAAGCACAGGCACTTGAGATGGATGAAATGTTAATGTCTTCTACAAATGCGGAAGTAATGCCAATAATTTCGATTGACGGTAAATTAATTGGCAACGGAAAACGTGGCGAATGGGCTGAAAAGCTTCAAGTAGCATTTGAAAAAAGAATTCCTTCGTCCGTAGAAGTATGA
- the pepV gene encoding dipeptidase PepV, producing the protein MNWLELAESKKADIVAELQRLIQIPSVMDEKAGNDEMPFGPKPLEALLHMLNEGEQEGFITKNVDNVAGHIEMGEGEDILGILCHVDVVPEGKNWTYPPFEGVVADDKIYGRGAIDDKGPTIAAWMAMKLVKEAGIELSKKVRLIIGTDEESGFRCMDRYFEKEAMPQMGFAPDADFPIINAEKGIANLIFTQTGSADTETIQFFQAGKRTNMVPDEAFAVLFGGLHMIKEKFQAFAAEHNINGEVSQEGPMVKVFVHGKSAHAMEPDDGVNAGILLAKFLQNINLTPHSKAFVNFLVNSFGENSRGHALGLNFTDEISGETTLNPGVIHYAPAQGSCTQVSMRYSVSYPFDEALSACRDVLSGTGITLDLGTNSKPHHVDKEDILIKTLQKVYEKHTGEKAELLSIGGGTYARVLEKGVAFGMLFPGRKDVAHQVDEYVDIEDLVKATAIYADAIVELAGSSKLEEE; encoded by the coding sequence TTGAACTGGTTAGAACTAGCAGAATCTAAAAAAGCAGATATCGTAGCAGAATTACAAAGATTAATACAAATTCCAAGTGTGATGGATGAAAAAGCAGGTAATGATGAAATGCCTTTTGGTCCTAAACCATTAGAAGCTCTTTTACACATGTTAAATGAAGGTGAGCAAGAAGGATTTATAACAAAGAACGTGGATAATGTAGCTGGACATATTGAAATGGGTGAAGGGGAAGATATTTTAGGAATTCTTTGTCATGTGGATGTTGTACCAGAAGGTAAGAATTGGACATATCCACCCTTTGAAGGTGTTGTAGCTGATGATAAAATCTATGGCCGCGGTGCTATTGACGACAAGGGACCAACTATAGCTGCCTGGATGGCGATGAAATTAGTGAAAGAGGCAGGAATTGAGCTTTCGAAAAAAGTCCGTCTTATCATTGGAACAGACGAAGAAAGTGGATTCCGTTGTATGGATCGATATTTTGAAAAAGAAGCAATGCCCCAAATGGGATTTGCCCCTGATGCAGATTTTCCGATTATTAATGCAGAAAAAGGAATTGCAAATCTAATCTTTACTCAAACTGGTTCAGCTGATACAGAAACGATTCAATTTTTCCAAGCAGGTAAACGTACAAATATGGTGCCGGACGAAGCTTTTGCAGTATTGTTTGGTGGTCTACATATGATCAAAGAAAAGTTCCAAGCGTTTGCAGCAGAACATAATATAAATGGGGAAGTCTCGCAAGAAGGTCCGATGGTTAAAGTATTTGTACATGGGAAATCAGCACATGCTATGGAACCAGATGATGGTGTTAATGCGGGAATTTTATTGGCGAAATTCTTACAAAATATTAATTTGACTCCTCATTCAAAAGCATTTGTTAACTTTTTAGTAAATTCCTTTGGAGAAAATAGCAGAGGGCATGCACTGGGACTTAATTTTACAGATGAAATTTCGGGGGAAACGACTTTAAATCCAGGGGTCATTCATTATGCACCTGCACAGGGATCTTGCACACAGGTGAGTATGCGTTATTCTGTAAGCTATCCTTTCGACGAAGCATTAAGTGCGTGTAGAGATGTGCTTAGTGGTACAGGTATCACATTGGACTTGGGTACTAATTCTAAGCCGCATCATGTCGATAAAGAAGATATACTTATTAAAACATTACAAAAAGTATACGAAAAACATACTGGAGAGAAAGCAGAGCTATTATCTATCGGTGGTGGCACGTATGCTAGGGTATTAGAAAAAGGGGTAGCATTCGGTATGCTTTTCCCAGGTAGAAAAGATGTAGCACATCAAGTAGATGAGTATGTAGATATTGAGGATTTAGTTAAAGCAACGGCTATTTATGCAGATGCTATAGTGGAGCTTGCTGGAAGTTCAAAATTGGAGGAGGAATAA
- a CDS encoding DeoR family transcriptional regulator — MKPTTDRMLTRIKDMYMFIRDNGTVTTQDLVNEFGITPRTIQRDLNVLAFNDLVISPTRGKWTTTNKRVKLTS, encoded by the coding sequence ATGAAACCAACTACTGATCGGATGCTAACTCGAATAAAAGACATGTATATGTTCATCCGGGATAATGGAACAGTTACAACACAAGACTTAGTCAATGAATTCGGCATCACTCCTCGCACGATTCAACGAGATTTGAATGTGCTTGCTTTTAATGACCTAGTCATTAGTCCTACAAGAGGCAAATGGACCACGACGAACAAACGAGTTAAATTGACATCTTAG
- a CDS encoding pseudouridine synthase, translated as MRLDKFLSHMGYGTRKEVKILVKSKAIQVNEAVVKDSSMHVNELKDRVTVYGELVKYKEFIYLMMNKPPGVISATEDSRDQTVIDLLEDDVRHFEPYPVGRLDKDTVGLLLLTNDGALTHRLLSPNKDVPKVYYAKVEGAVDESDIAAFSEGVVLEDGYHTKPGLLKILKSGPISEIELSITEGKFHQVKRMFESVGKKVVYLKRLSMGTLLLDSSLVEGAYRELTEVELEQIQQKNDLA; from the coding sequence ATGCGATTAGATAAATTTCTATCTCATATGGGATATGGTACAAGGAAAGAAGTAAAAATATTGGTCAAATCTAAAGCTATTCAAGTAAATGAGGCTGTTGTAAAAGACAGCTCCATGCACGTGAATGAGTTAAAGGATAGAGTGACGGTTTACGGTGAATTAGTTAAATATAAAGAGTTCATCTATTTAATGATGAATAAACCACCTGGAGTAATTTCTGCGACCGAGGATTCTAGGGATCAAACAGTTATAGATTTATTAGAGGATGATGTTCGCCATTTTGAACCATATCCAGTAGGAAGATTAGATAAGGATACAGTTGGACTTCTTTTATTGACAAATGACGGTGCATTAACACATCGACTTCTTTCACCGAATAAGGATGTACCAAAAGTGTATTATGCTAAAGTGGAAGGTGCAGTAGATGAATCGGATATTGCAGCCTTTTCCGAAGGTGTGGTTTTGGAAGATGGCTATCATACAAAGCCTGGCCTACTAAAAATTTTAAAAAGTGGTCCTATTTCTGAAATAGAATTATCCATTACAGAAGGTAAATTTCATCAAGTAAAAAGAATGTTTGAATCGGTGGGGAAAAAAGTAGTTTATTTAAAAAGGCTTTCAATGGGAACGTTATTGTTAGACAGTTCTCTTGTAGAAGGCGCATACAGAGAATTAACTGAAGTAGAGTTAGAACAAATACAGCAAAAGAATGACCTCGCTTAA
- a CDS encoding polysaccharide biosynthesis protein: MASNLLKGTMILTVGLLLSRILGVLYVIPFYQIVGEEYIALYQYAYTPYSIMLAIAVSGVPVAVSKFVSKYNSLGDYATGRKLVKSSMLLMTVTGFLGFLILFFLADPIAHLIIKDDEAVFSVNDVASVIKFVSFAVIVVPIMSLVRGFFQGYQHMTPTAVSQLWEQIVRILFVLVGGFFVVYIFNGTEKTAVSFAVFAAFLGAIAGLVVLLWYWRKLKPEFNNLLTTSGKVSSDVSLTNIYKEMLIYTVPFALVGVINPLFQFIDMITFNSAMSIIGISGDISNTLLGMLNYSTHKLVMIPVMLATGFSMTLIPLITSYYAKQDFVQVRKALDQSFQILLFLTVPAAMGISVLADEFYLVFYEASETGATVLAHYAPVAILFALYPVTTSILQGIDRQKLIILNLLLGILTKLVLNTPLIKAFETDGAIIATACGYIVAIGLNMFAIHKTLHYKSNMVIRRIMLILIVNAAMLILVFIVKLGFGQLMSIDTKLEGLLAIIVCAGIGAVFYAFVTLRLGLAQKLFGDRLTRFTKKIGF; this comes from the coding sequence ATGGCATCGAATTTATTGAAAGGGACAATGATCCTAACGGTCGGTCTCTTATTATCAAGAATACTAGGTGTTCTTTATGTAATACCTTTTTACCAAATAGTGGGGGAAGAGTATATTGCCCTTTATCAATACGCTTATACTCCTTATTCCATTATGCTAGCAATTGCAGTTTCTGGAGTCCCAGTTGCCGTTTCGAAGTTTGTATCTAAATATAATTCGCTAGGAGATTATGCAACTGGCAGAAAGCTAGTGAAGTCGAGTATGCTACTCATGACAGTGACAGGATTCTTAGGCTTTTTAATCCTTTTTTTCCTTGCTGATCCTATTGCTCATCTAATTATTAAAGATGATGAAGCAGTATTTTCAGTAAATGATGTAGCGTCTGTGATAAAATTTGTGAGCTTTGCTGTAATTGTTGTTCCAATAATGAGCTTAGTAAGAGGATTTTTCCAAGGCTATCAACATATGACACCTACGGCAGTTTCTCAATTGTGGGAACAGATTGTTCGAATTCTTTTTGTACTAGTCGGTGGTTTCTTTGTTGTATACATATTTAACGGTACAGAGAAGACTGCAGTTTCCTTTGCTGTATTTGCAGCGTTTTTAGGGGCAATTGCGGGATTGGTAGTTTTACTTTGGTATTGGAGAAAACTGAAGCCGGAGTTTAACAATTTGTTAACTACTTCAGGTAAAGTTAGTTCAGATGTGTCGTTAACAAACATTTATAAAGAAATGTTAATTTATACGGTACCTTTTGCGCTTGTAGGGGTTATTAATCCCTTGTTCCAATTTATCGATATGATTACGTTTAATAGTGCGATGTCTATAATTGGGATAAGTGGGGATATATCTAACACATTATTAGGTATGTTGAATTACAGTACCCATAAGCTTGTGATGATTCCGGTTATGTTAGCAACTGGATTCAGTATGACGTTGATCCCTTTGATCACTAGTTATTATGCAAAACAAGACTTTGTGCAGGTTCGTAAAGCATTGGACCAATCTTTCCAAATATTGTTATTTTTAACGGTACCTGCAGCCATGGGGATTTCTGTGTTAGCTGATGAGTTTTACTTAGTGTTTTATGAAGCGAGTGAAACAGGCGCAACAGTGCTTGCACATTACGCTCCAGTTGCAATTTTATTTGCGTTGTATCCTGTAACTACTTCTATATTGCAAGGAATTGATCGACAAAAGTTAATAATACTAAACTTATTGCTTGGAATACTGACGAAGCTAGTTCTAAATACGCCGCTTATTAAAGCGTTCGAAACAGATGGTGCAATTATAGCTACAGCCTGCGGTTATATAGTGGCAATTGGATTGAATATGTTTGCTATACACAAAACGCTACATTATAAATCGAATATGGTCATTCGTAGAATTATGCTTATATTAATAGTGAATGCAGCAATGCTAATACTTGTGTTTATAGTGAAATTAGGATTTGGACAGTTAATGTCCATTGATACCAAGCTAGAAGGGTTACTTGCAATAATCGTTTGTGCAGGTATTGGAGCAGTATTTTATGCTTTTGTTACTTTGCGATTGGGCCTTGCTCAAAAACTATTTGGGGATAGACTTACCCGTTTTACGAAAAAAATTGGTTTTTAG
- a CDS encoding NAD(P)/FAD-dependent oxidoreductase: MYDVIVIGGGPSGLMAAAAAGAENKRVLLIEKGNKLGKKLAISGGGRCNVTNRLPQEEIVKNIPGNGRFLFSPFSVFNNEDIIEFFENLGVPLKEEDHGRMFPVSNKAMDVVNALLDELKRLKVEIKLNSVVSKLLMNDEKVIGVRLASGEEIISGAIVVAVGGKAVPQTGSTGDGYPWAEKAGHTVTDLYPTEVPLLSNEAFIKSKELQGLALRGAGVSVLNKKGKPIITHEMDMLFTHFGLSGPAVLRCSQFVVKEQKKNGGQPVAVRIDSLPEQNEEQTFQMLLSSIKEDPKKAVKNVWKGIVPERWLLFLLQRTGIQESEDGQNLAHEKIRALAHEFKQFNVFVYGTQPLEKAFVTGGGVSIKEIEPKTMASKKKAGLYFCGEILDIHGYTGGYNITSALVTGKIAGMSAAKSIEF; the protein is encoded by the coding sequence ATGTATGACGTTATTGTAATTGGTGGGGGTCCCTCGGGATTAATGGCCGCTGCAGCTGCTGGTGCAGAAAACAAGAGAGTACTACTTATCGAAAAAGGCAACAAGCTAGGGAAAAAGCTCGCTATATCAGGTGGCGGGCGTTGTAATGTTACTAATAGGCTACCTCAAGAAGAAATCGTAAAAAATATCCCTGGAAATGGACGATTTTTATTTAGCCCATTTTCTGTTTTTAATAATGAAGATATAATCGAGTTTTTTGAAAATCTTGGCGTTCCTTTAAAAGAAGAAGATCATGGAAGAATGTTCCCAGTATCAAATAAGGCTATGGATGTAGTAAATGCCCTACTAGATGAATTAAAAAGATTAAAAGTAGAAATTAAGTTAAATTCAGTCGTTTCCAAATTATTGATGAATGATGAAAAAGTAATTGGTGTTAGACTAGCTTCCGGTGAAGAAATTATTTCAGGTGCTATCGTCGTAGCGGTCGGTGGTAAAGCAGTTCCTCAAACCGGCTCAACTGGGGACGGTTATCCATGGGCTGAAAAAGCTGGACATACTGTAACAGACTTATATCCAACAGAGGTACCTTTATTGTCCAATGAGGCATTTATCAAATCGAAAGAGCTTCAAGGACTTGCACTTCGTGGTGCTGGTGTTTCTGTGTTAAATAAAAAAGGAAAGCCAATTATTACGCATGAAATGGATATGTTGTTTACCCACTTCGGCTTAAGTGGCCCTGCCGTCTTAAGATGCAGTCAATTCGTTGTAAAGGAACAAAAGAAAAATGGCGGACAACCTGTTGCTGTTCGAATTGACAGTCTTCCAGAACAAAATGAAGAACAAACTTTCCAAATGCTACTATCTTCTATAAAAGAAGATCCTAAAAAAGCAGTAAAAAATGTGTGGAAAGGGATTGTACCTGAAAGATGGCTATTATTTTTACTTCAACGTACTGGCATTCAAGAAAGTGAAGATGGCCAAAATCTGGCACATGAAAAGATTCGAGCACTTGCACATGAGTTCAAGCAATTTAATGTCTTTGTTTATGGTACACAACCTTTAGAAAAAGCTTTTGTTACTGGTGGGGGCGTATCCATCAAGGAAATAGAACCTAAAACTATGGCTTCGAAGAAAAAGGCAGGACTATATTTTTGTGGAGAAATATTGGATATCCATGGCTACACAGGTGGCTACAATATCACCTCTGCCCTTGTAACAGGAAAAATTGCTGGGATGAGTGCCGCTAAATCGATTGAATTTTAA
- the trpE gene encoding anthranilate synthase component I: MTVETRRYQMKVIQGDMMTPISIYHSLKGKKKMLFESSAKHEESGRYSFIAVDPIAELTGDQHGYSLSFENGVNEQEKISVIEKLKKMMPIHRDPYPFSFFGGAIGYFGYETAFYNEEIGVPLNDELEMPDVHVMFYDTFIIFDHLKQTVSIAAIDLFQNGRSENAMTNSIEKIFSELQQGPRIPDSTEPKLAFQPQIQEKDFTDMVEKAKEHILRGDIFQVVLSQRFTSPFSGDPFSLYRQLRTSNPSPYMFYMDFEAYTILGTSPESLVKVKNGLVTTNPIAGTKPRGKNAEEDARIANELLKDEKEIAEHRMLVDLGRNDIGRIAKIGTVQVEKYMKVEYYKYVMHIVSEVTGQLKKDAHVLDVLTTCLPAGTVSGAPKIRAMQIVNNLEPMKRGVYAGAVGYISVTGNMDLALAIRTMVVKDHHSHVQAGAGIVHDSIPISEYEETIHKAKALLEVQR, translated from the coding sequence ATGACAGTTGAGACGAGAAGATATCAAATGAAAGTGATTCAAGGAGATATGATGACCCCTATTTCCATTTATCATTCATTAAAAGGCAAGAAAAAAATGTTATTTGAATCCTCTGCAAAGCATGAGGAAAGCGGAAGATATTCCTTTATCGCGGTGGATCCCATCGCTGAACTAACTGGTGACCAGCATGGATATTCGTTGTCGTTTGAAAACGGAGTAAACGAACAAGAGAAAATATCAGTAATAGAAAAACTTAAAAAGATGATGCCCATTCATCGGGATCCGTATCCATTTTCGTTCTTTGGAGGAGCTATTGGTTATTTTGGCTATGAAACTGCCTTTTATAATGAAGAAATAGGAGTTCCATTAAACGACGAATTAGAAATGCCAGATGTACACGTCATGTTTTACGATACCTTTATTATTTTCGATCATCTTAAACAAACTGTTTCCATTGCCGCTATCGATTTATTTCAAAATGGACGTTCTGAAAATGCGATGACTAACTCGATTGAAAAAATTTTCTCCGAGCTTCAGCAAGGACCGAGAATTCCTGACAGTACGGAGCCTAAGCTCGCTTTTCAACCGCAAATTCAAGAAAAAGACTTTACGGATATGGTGGAAAAAGCAAAGGAACATATTTTAAGAGGCGACATATTTCAGGTTGTACTATCTCAGCGTTTTACCTCTCCCTTTAGCGGAGACCCTTTCTCATTGTATCGACAGCTTCGTACTTCCAATCCATCTCCTTATATGTTCTATATGGACTTTGAAGCCTATACTATTTTAGGAACATCTCCCGAAAGCTTAGTAAAGGTGAAAAATGGATTAGTGACAACGAACCCTATAGCAGGAACAAAGCCCCGTGGAAAAAATGCTGAGGAGGATGCTCGAATTGCAAATGAGCTATTGAAAGATGAAAAAGAAATCGCAGAGCATCGGATGCTTGTTGATTTAGGACGCAATGACATTGGTCGAATTGCAAAAATCGGAACTGTTCAAGTCGAGAAATATATGAAAGTTGAGTACTACAAATATGTCATGCATATCGTGTCAGAAGTTACTGGCCAATTGAAAAAAGATGCACATGTCCTGGATGTGTTAACTACTTGTCTACCAGCGGGAACTGTTTCTGGAGCACCGAAAATTAGAGCAATGCAGATTGTCAATAACTTAGAGCCTATGAAACGAGGGGTTTACGCGGGGGCGGTTGGCTATATTTCCGTTACTGGTAATATGGATTTAGCACTTGCAATTCGAACAATGGTTGTAAAGGATCATCATTCCCATGTTCAAGCTGGAGCCGGTATTGTACATGATTCTATTCCAATAAGTGAATATGAGGAAACGATCCATAAAGCTAAGGCCCTTTTGGAGGTGCAACGATGA